The DNA region GGAACATAGCACAAGTGTCGTTCTTCAAAAGGAACCTCTTTCACCTAAATTTGTTTATCCTCGTCCCCTCATTTATTTGCTCACAAATAACTGTTTTCTTTATCTACCTTTGGCTGCATCCATTGATAATGTCTTTGTTCCATGAGCTCAGGAGAGTGGAGACCATTTTGTTTAAATACAGTCCTCTAGTGGAAATGCTGTGGGAGAGCGCATCATTCTGCCACAAACAAGCAAGATACTATATAGTGTCCAACCAAATGGCAGGCCCCGCGTACAACACTGCACAACAAGCCAAAATTACTCTCATAAAGCATTTTTCAAGAGCACATTTCAGCATATGCAGGCAAATAGCATATACACAGTAGCATATAACCACATATCATTATATGCAAGCAAATGTAGCGCTTACACAGTAGCACGATGGACTACGCAACGAAAATAAAAAGGAAGCTGCACTACAGATTGAATCAATATCTGTAGATTACTAGAAAACATAATCTGGGAGGTACAGCACAAATAAAGTTTGACATCAAGGTATGCATAGTAATTATGCACTTTCCATGAAAGGAGGTTAAGTGATTTTTCCTACTGTGGGACCTCTTATTATAATAAATGCACTTAAATAATAACAAGCACAAACGAGCATGAAATTTATGATCCcatatttgtttttctttcacTTAATCAACGAATTTCCAGTAAATTTAGCAAATCATCACTTTATTCAAGCATGAAAACACTAAATCCAGAATATTGAGACAGCATAATCTGAGGATTCTTCAAGCAGAAACAGCATTTCAGTaatgaaaatcaataaatagcATCCTAGTCGTGTATACAGCTATACATATATGTTTGGGGAGGGTCTGTCCACAAAGTGTGGGGTTgtcgttttttcttttttctttaatgGGGAGGAGAAAAATAGGTTAGAGTTTTGAACATGATTAAGCAAACTTAGATAAGGACAAAATTTGCCAATCCAACGCATCAGCCATGTTTAACATTTTTTCCTTGATTCAATTTAGCCTGTATGAAATGTTTTTATACCGTTTTTCAAGTTTTGACAAATGGAGTGTctttctaaaaaaataacttagaATTACTGGAGGTGGAAATTCAATAAGGATTCCACACAACAAATACCTATAAAAAGTAAAACGATACATTTAGATGAACAGAAACAGAGGAGCTTAGAATTAAAATGCAAACACCTGAACTAGTTTAGAAAATCTGTTGCTAAACAGGTAGATATACTCATATAAATATTTGATTCAGGTACCAATATGCCGAAAGAAAAAATGTAGTAATTCAAATTAAATGAAGTAAACCATTTTAAAGGAAGGAGCCTTCCAATGAACTCTGAAGAAATCATTCAAAAATATATTCATGGACACTCCGCAAATTTccaaaacattatgacaacccCTTAGTACTAAAACCCccaagattaaaaaaaacactaagGGACAAAGGGATTGCAGACTCTCTTGACTGTTTCTTATAGCCTTAAGCATCCACTGGTAGAAGATCATACATAATTAGCATACCAGATGCTCGTACATCATTTAACTCTTAAGGTTTTGTGTGGTTATGTTTATTCTGGAGGGCTGGATTTTGGGGGGTCCATTTTctggaaaagtaagagaaataatgAAACAAGACTTAGTGTTTGTCTCTATTGCACTAGATATGAATAACAGAAAAAATGTAGATACATTTTATAGCATTACAGTAAATGTTATGTTACGTACCTTGTGAGCACCATGTGTAAGCACCGATCTCCGATAGTCCACGCTAgcaatttttgttttgttttatattttgattctAATACCTAAAAAATTGTTATTAACATCATTAATTctacaaattacataaaaactgttcattttctatttaactttaaataaatgaataacaGAACAAATCAAAGTTTTATGTAATGTGTAGAAGTAATATTGTTAATAACAATTTTCAAGGCATTTGAATCAAACTAAAAttatagtaaataaaaaactaatGCTAACATAAACTAAACAAGAGCAATTCTCACGTAAGGCATGTGGCATAATATTTCTCCCACGTGGtatttatgcatttataagatgttcaTAACTGTAATTTAACTACTGGAGAttgacaaaataatatttgaataGTAAATTCCTTTTTCTGAACAAAATGTAGTTACCAAAACTGAGACTGTAGGTAGAATTATGTTGTAAGATGCAATATGATTAGTAGATATAATTATGTTCATCAAAATACAACTTGAGATCATTATAAAGTTATAAGAAATGCCGGatactttttaaatttagaaaaaaaaaagaatgacaAAAATGTAAATCACAAAGAAAAGTTGAATGTATGTTTAAAACAACATAACAAAACAATTCAAGGGAAATCCTTAAAATATTAACATAAATTTGTGTAAAAGTATTGTGAAGGATAAAAAATGCAACAATGTCATATATGTTTTATAAACTAATACATGTGTATGTATATGTGCATAAATATATATCACGgtacaaaaataaatagtgaATACAGCTCCCCATCCCTGATCCTCATTTATAACTACAACAAACGCCATGTTAGATGTCCCTCCTATGCATCCTTGTTAGTGAGATCCACTATTTTTGCCACactagtatttttatttattgctTAAAGTCAGCCCTCTTCCACAAAGCATACCCCCAAAGTCCTCAATCCTAAAGCCAACTCAGGCAATGACTAGCTTGTCTTCAAGAATTATTTTAGACGCATCACTTATGGTAAGTATGATATCGTTAGCATGATGTCAGTTGAGGACATAGTGCATCTATTGAGTAATGGAAGAGAGGAACAATAACTTGCCTTTTATCTCGGGGGGGATTGTGATGATGCATGCTCATCTTGTTTGTGCTCCAATGGAAGacacataaattttatttatttattggggGGAGGGGGATAACAGGTCATAGAGTTGTTTACAGCTCTAATGCTTTATTAGGAAACGACAGGTAATCTAAGCCTACATAGAATAGCGGGTCATTTCATTATAGAATTTTcaagatatttttttattaatatgatATGATGACATTGACACTCCaaggaaaattttaaaatatgtatgCAAAAGCAAAAGATGGTAGTGGTTCTTGTCTATGACATTTAACCACATCAAGCTTAATAGGAAGGTAATTAAGCACAATATTCATTCATAAATCAAGGTGCAAGTAGCGAAATAAAACGATAATCTCACAGCAGGAGATGATAAGCCCAGCATTCCTAGGAGGTTCCTTACAACTCACTAAATGTTATTACATTTGATATTTATTATCGGCCGGTTAAGGGAATTGAGAGAAGGGAAGGTTAGGCCACCCAGTCGTCCCTCCAACTGACACAATCGAGATAAACCCCCTGATTCTAAGCAAAGCCTCTGCAAGTATGTCGCAACACTCCAAAGCTGCGATACTCACAAACTGTAAACCTCTACAATCAGTGGGTCCTACACAGAAGCGCATGTCCACATTTAGAGCAATTCGTTGACCGTCTTATGTTTTCTTCATACCAAGAGGTTTATTAGCAATGGGGGTCGAGCATTTATAAATCTCACCTGTCAAACCAATCTCAACGGTTACCACGATGCCCACCACCTAACCTTGGACCAGGAGGATTGCGGGCAAATTGAACCCTTAAGTGGCCTGAATCCCGCTCGTGCTCATCAAATATGTAACCTGAAAGATTAGCTCGAGTATTTATGATGCAAATAGCTTCACTTTAGATGACAACAAAAAAACATCTAATTTTTCAGAGGAAGGTTATACCAGTTTTATACCATTATAAGCCTGAACAATCAAATCATAGTCGATAATAGTGAGTTAACCCGTAACAGAAAGGGAATCCCAATAAATCCCACTACCACAACTACGGTATCAGATACTCAACATTGTTGGCTTGAACAACGACGCTTTGTGACACCAAAAATAACCAAGTATTGCAAGTAATAAAATCACTGAAGTATTGctaatatcaataaaaataataatgaaagaAACAGAATACATTGAGAATTCTAAATAGTTATTTACATCAAGTAATTtgacaaattttattttgacgTAGATAAAGACAACAAATTCATTAATATTTATGACACTTTAGCTCCTAGAGAAATGTAATAGTACTAGTGTACTATTAAGAATTTTGTTGTTGAATGAAAATGTGACTTTGAATTTTTTAGAACCATTTTACAATCTAATATCAAGATCCAAACTATCATGAAAACTTATAAAAGTGTACTTTGAAAACCAGAGGACATATGagttattaaaaattcatacaTATGTCCGAACAAAGAACCATACAGAAGTcccaacaacaaaaaaatccaTGACCAGACACATAAGCATGGGGCAAGAACAGTACcctcaaaaattcaaaagactAAGAAATGTTGTTGAATCATATATCAAAAAAGTTTTCTTTTAATCACATATTATTAATTGCAAGGAAGCATTTTGGTGACCACATCAAGAATACTAAGAGAATATCTAGGTGGAGTATGCCATTGTTGCTGCCAACTTCGATCAGAGTTTCTCCATCAAGTTTATTCTAGTTGGAATAAGGTCAAAGGTTATTAACTAGATCTACTTTTGATCTTTGAACACATGTTATACGCtcaatatttttctttaaaaaaaacgcaaaccCTCATTATGACCTCAAGCACATTAGCTAAAAGTATCATATTAATTTGTTAACAGTGATAATCACATAAGCAATTTAAAACACGCACACATCATAAgttaacaaaaaatcaaatccAGAACAACATGCCAACCTGAGATGCAAAGATTTTATACAggaaatataatcaaatcatGTGCTGACTAACCTTGCAGAGCATCCATTGCTGTTGCCGCGTGAGCTGGACTCTCAAAATCAACAAAGCAAAGCACCACAGGATCCCCCCCAGGCTACATGGATTAGGAAGCAACTTTAGCAAAACTACACATACAttcttttgttttaaattttgttcATGAAGAAAAAAGGATTCTTACATTTCTTGGTGCCTTGTTTACAAGCCTTACTTCCTTGTAGCCCACAAAAGGGCGGAATATGTCTAAATCACAAGTAAAGGAACAAACCAGTTGGCAGTTGGGGATACAAGGTAATTTAAAGGAACAAACCAGTTGGGGTTACTAGGTAACTTAGCATGTATCTTAAAGGATACGAGACACTTCTCTGCGAGTACAGTTCGCAGGCAATCCCTCCACGAACAATGTGCTGCTAGCATCAGGAGGGAGTGAAATTTCAGGTCGTCCACCCACTCCCATTAACCGGCTTTGTGGAGCAGCTGCTGGGCCTGATTGTACCATTCCTAGGACCCTAAGATCATCAATTTCGTCAACACCATCAAGCCCACCAGTACCGGGTCTTCCAGTTTGACCACCGTATGATGGAACTTGCTGTTACAGTCCactaacaaattacaaaaatactAGGCCCTGGTTCAGAAAAAAGAAGGATAAAGGAATAAGAAGAATACCAAACTACGCAAGTAGCGTTCATATGATGCATTGACAGAGTCAGTATCTCTAGAGACAACATTTCCTGGCCTTTCATTGCCGGGAGTATAGTATCTTGATGTGTCTTGTCCACTTGGCATCTCTACACAATGAACATTAAATATGGAGAATAGACTAATAAAGAAAATGAGGTGACAACCAAATAAGCATTTAAATTATCACTCGAAAGGGCCGAGAACCTTAAGGAGATTTCCTTAAGTAGCCAATAGTTTAAATTTCAATAAGATTGAAGTGAGTCATGGAAAATTACATAGAGATCCAAATCGCCCACAATTAAGGATTCAGGTCCTAAATTGCAACAGATACAAAGACACAACTGAGGTCGCAAACTCCGGCCACCAAAACAAAACACATTCAACTATGCAGTACCCAAGATCAGAAATTAATCATTTTGCAAGAGGCGTGCCATTACCATAAATACACGTTCACCATACCCAATAAGTATGACTATACACATGAAGCCGAACAAGATACatagataaaaattaaaaattaataaataagcACTAGCCCTAACCCCAAATAGAGCGAAATCACGAGAAATTCACATCGTACAAGTACAGAGAGAACGATGAATCGTGAGATTAAGATAGGGAGAGAGGGATATACCAAACTCGGATCGAGTCCGTTTCGCAGCCATCTGAGCTGGAAGCGACACCGCCGGCTGCCTGTTATCACCGTACCTCCAGAAAGCGTCCGCCATTGTTGATTGGTAGTGAGAATTCAACAAGAAAAAGCGGGCAAATTCAATCCAATTGAAAAACTAGGGTTTTGGTTTACGAATTTCAGACAAATCAAATTGATACTAAGGGTGCCCCCTTTACGTTTTGGTATCGAGTAGGTTTGATTAATTGGTAGAAATTGGGCATCCAATTGTTTGTAAATACATTACACTCCTATTACTTTTAATCCGCGTAATAAACATGTGTAACTGAAATACTATTATACTAGTAACTACTACTACACCCTACTTAAAATTATTCTTTCTTTCACTAATAAgacataaaaaaaaagtactgcACTGCACCTCTTTCTTATTTTGAGAAAGAGTGAACATCATTTTttgtccacgaactttgccaaagtatcattttaggttcatgaactttgaaaatatcattttaggtccgtgaactttgagttagtatcatttgaggtactttttactatttccaagtttttttttacGAAAATActctcaataccttaaagtatatatatttttaataaaattatcatatactcataattttttataaatatctttacaatatatttttgataaattttctaaatataatttgaccttaaatattatcacttaattttgtgacatgcgagtaaaattgcttcttcaattttttatgttattttttttaaaattgaataaagaactttctttaataataaaatattgaataaagatctttttataaatatctttacaatatatttttgacaaattttctaaatataatttgaccttcaatattatcatttaattttgtgacatgcaagaaaagatctttattcaattttttattattaaagaaaagttctttattcaattttaaaaaaattaatataaaaattgaagaagcaattttacttgcatgtcacaaaattaagtgataatatttaaggtcaaattatatttagaaaatttgccaaaaatatattgtagagatatttataaaaaaatatgagtatatgataaatttattaaaaatatatacactttaaggtattgagggtattttcgtccaaaaacatggaaatagtaaaaaatacctcaaatgatactaactcaaagttcacggacctaaaatgatattttcaaagttcacagacctaaaatgatactttggcaacgttcgtggaccaaaaatgatgttccctctttgaGAAAATTGCAATTAAATCACAACTTTTATTTGACCGCTAGTCTATCACGCgacttataaaattaaatcacaatttttgcacatttctcaatTGTCACATACTTTTAAGAAATCTGTTATACCTTTCATACTTTTCGTTATTATAGTATCACCAATTACATAATAATCATATAAAACCAATCATCATAATATAGAACAATGCTAAATTGGTGAAGAAGTTATGACAAATTTCTTGGTTAATTCTTTTTCTATTCTAATATAAGCAATACAAGCTGAGAAGCTAAAAAAGCACAATACACTTATGCAATTGCATTGTTATCTTAAAATACAAAAAGAATTAACCGCAATTTCTTCAAAATTTTAAGTGTACATGGCAATTGAGAAATGTACAAAAATTGTGATGTAATTAGCTATTTTTATAAGTTATGAGATAAACTATAAATCGAtcaaaaattattaatatagttttttttatcaatctcacattaaaactcatgttgtCCAGAAAGTatatctatttatttttgaaCGAGGAGTACtactaaaaaaatcattttgatATATACTTGATATTATATAGATTCTATAACATACCCAAGTTACACTTGACTTAATATCTCTGactttgtttcttttgagttgtaaAACTCCAAAGTTATACAAGCATATCACGGTTTTTGCCATAAAATTCATATGTCATCAATTACAAATTGCGTAGTGCATACTTTTTTATTTGAGTAAGGGACTAGTGCTGTTGCACGTTTCTAAACTTCAAAATTGGGATTTAAAAAATGAGATTGACAATTTTTATGTTTGAATTAGGAAAAATAACGTTTTAGAGAAGGTGCTTATTTATCCGTAGAAAGTTTTTAGAATCAAATGAAATTTTATGCTAAAATGAAGCAATATGAACTAGGAAACGCATGCAAATTGAGGGATCCATAATCAGAAAAGCGTATGGCTCAATTTAAATCTGCCGATAGCCCAACACGCTAATTGAACGACTTTTTATTGTCTTACTAATTAATTAAGCGTGATTTATCATACTTTGCTGGAATTATTTAGTCTCAAATCCATGTGAAAGCATGTCCACCTTCTATGTGGAGATGGGTTTCTCActgtcacataaaaatataaaaccaTCAAACTCAAAAGTCAAAACCAGGATAATAGACTAACACGTCACCTcgccacaccacaccacaccaacCGGTAATCATTATAAAAAGCCACAATCATAGAAATAGCTTTCGATTTAATTTCTTAACAAAACTAACGATGGATTTTAATAAGAGGCACGCCTCTGTCCACGTGCAATCATTTTAATTAAACTTAATTCGGttaataaaatttgattaataattaattaataaattattatcatAAATGTATGAATCGTAATTAAATTAGATTGAATGCATATATTAATGAATCGTAGATTTTATCCATATAATTGCACtccttaatttattatttctggGATCACTGTTCATCAGCGGAGCACTAGAGTGAAGAATAGTAAAACTCCCACAGTTTACTTTTCAATAGCTTTGTTTTTTTCCTTCTCATTTTGCTTGTATTTCACTCTTGATCCACCGACTCCGTTTTTTCGAGCAGCCTAATTCTCCTTTCCTGATTCTAATTCCTTCACTGCCGCTTTAATATTTTCTGCAAATTATCGCAATCCCAATTACTGTAATACTGCGCTGTAGCCCTCATATTTGGGTACTGATTTTAGGGTAATCATCTTACTCTCTTGAATTTATACATACTCTTCAGTTTTTTGGTTGAATTGCGATTTCAGCCCGtgtattattttgtttgaatTGAGGATTCCAAATTTACTGATTTCTGCGAATTGTATTCGAATTTGACACCTTCTTTCTTAATTTCGAGTCTAGAATTCATAATTTTGATCCATATTTGTATATCTCTAATTATGCTCCAATTTGAGTGTGTTATTTCTGTGGGGTTTTCTGGTTTTTGATTCAATTACATATTGGTTTTTGGAAGTAGTGAGGTTCTGTAGTTGGATGGACGAACTAGTCGGCCCTCGTCTCTACAGCTGCTATAGATGCCGGAATCACGTTTGCCTTCACGACGACATAATCTCTAAGGCATTTCAGGTTAAGCATTTGATCTGTTCTCAGCATTTCCTGGCTATGTATCATGTTTCCAGCTGCCCTTCTAGTCTTCGTATGCTACATTTTGATGTAAAACTAAGTTGCAGAGATGTGTCATGTTATCATCGCCTTTTTTAATCTTCGTGTTATGCATTTTGGCGTAGAACTAAGTGTCAGAGCTATTTGATGTCAGAATCTGCTGTTCTTGCCTCTGTATGATGCATATTGGATATTGACATAGAATTAAGTTGCAGATTTGCATCATGTTACTGTCGGATTTTTTAGTCTTTGTATGATGCATTTTTTATGTAGAACTACATTGCAGAGCTGTGTTATCTCACCATTGGCCTCTTTAATCTTTATATGATGCATTTTGATGTAGCATGAGTTGCAGAGTCAGGCACACTTCATGACGCTGTAGAATATGAATTAGGTTGATTGCATCCAAAGATAAATAGATAATTCTTGAATTTGTATGCTCATGAATGAAGATCTGCAAACTCGAAGTAATCAATACTCATTTGTCATCATGCATTAATTTGGTTGAATGAGTTAACCCTACTCGTGTGGCTGTATCTTGTGATGCGTTTGTCATCGGATATGCAACATCACGAGTGATTTCTATGTACCAGGGACGACACGGACGAGCGTTTCTGTTCTCCCACGCCATGAACGTTGCTGTTGGGGCCAAAGAGGACAGGAATCTAATGACTGGTCTCCACACTGTTGCTGATATCTCCTGTGTAGATTGCAGTGAGGTGCTGGGATGGAAATACGAACGGGCTTTTGAGGCATCACAGAAATACAAGGAGGGTAAATTCATATTCGAGAAATCAAAGATTGTGAAGGAGAACTGGTAGCCCTATGCCATGCAAAAGTTTGATGTAACTATGCCTAATAACTCATGAATTCATTCAGTACATAgga from Salvia splendens isolate huo1 chromosome 9, SspV2, whole genome shotgun sequence includes:
- the LOC121746390 gene encoding protein yippee-like At4g27745 — encoded protein: MDELVGPRLYSCYRCRNHVCLHDDIISKAFQGRHGRAFLFSHAMNVAVGAKEDRNLMTGLHTVADISCVDCSEVLGWKYERAFEASQKYKEGKFIFEKSKIVKENW
- the LOC121748155 gene encoding RNA-binding protein 1-like → MADAFWRYGDNRQPAVSLPAQMAAKRTRSEFEMPSGQDTSRYYTPGNERPGNVVSRDTDSVNASYERYLRSLQVPSYGGQTGRPGTGGLDGVDEIDDLRVLGMVQSGPAAAPQSRLMGVGGRPEISLPPDASSTLFVEGLPANCTRREVSHIFRPFVGYKEVRLVNKAPRNPGGDPVVLCFVDFESPAHAATAMDALQGYIFDEHERDSGHLRVQFARNPPGPRLGGGHRGNR